ATGGCCTATACCCCATCAGCCGTCAGGTCACTTAGAGTTTTTTATCGAACAATTGTTAGAACAATAGTTTGTTACCCTCGGAGCTATAGTGGCTAAAACCAATGCATATAGTAACCAAACCGATAAGTCTGCCTTATTAGAGCAACATACTGTTTTAGTAAAACGCATCGCTTACCACCTATTGGCACGCCTACCTGCAAGTGTTCAAGTAGAAGATTTAATTCAATCCGGCATGATTGGCTTGTTTGAAGCTGCAACCAACTTTGATTGTAGCAAAGGCGCCAGTTTTGAAACCTTCGCAGGTATTCGTATTCGCGGTGCTATGCTTGATGAAATAAGGAAAGGGGATTGGACCCCACGCTCCGTTCACAAAAACAGTCGTATGGTCAGTGATGCCATCAGAAGTTTAGAAGCTCAATATGGTCGAGATGTTTCAGATAGTGAAGTTGCTGAAAAACTTGAAATTTCGTTAAATGAATACCATCATATTCTTAATGAAGTCAGTGCTGGCAAAATAATTGGCATTGAAGACTTAGGGGTCAGTGATGATTCGATTAATTATGAACACAGCTACAAAGTAGACGACCCTTATCAATCAATTGAGCAAATAGTTTTTAAAAAAAAGTTAACAGAATGCATTTCGACTTTACCTGAGCGAGAAGCTTTAGTACTGTCACTGTATTATGATGAAGAGCTTAATTTACGGGAAATAGGACAAGTTCTTGACGTAAGTGAGTCAAGAGTGAGTCAAATACATAGTCAAGCCATGCATCGATTAAAAGCACGTATGCAATCTTGGCAAAGTTAAGTAGAATAAGAAGTTATAGTTACTTGTTAATATCCGGAGGATGTCTTGGATAAAAATATGAAAGTACTTGTTGTTGATGACTTTTCAACCATGAGACGAATTGTAAAAAATTTATTACGTGATTTAGGTTTTACTAATATTCAAGAAGCAGATGATGGCAGCACTGCCTTACCAATGTTACAAGGCGGTGACTTTGATTTTGTCGTGACCGACTGGAACATGCCAGGCATGCAAGGTATAGATCTACTCAAAGCTATTCGTGCTGACGAAAAATTAGCACACATACCTGTTTTGCTTATTACTGCTGAAGCTAAGAAAGAGCAAATTGTGATGGCCGCTCAAGCGGGTGTTAACGGTTATATTGTTAAGCCGTTCACCGCTGCAACATTGAAAGAAAAATTAGATAAAATTTTTGAACGTTTAGGCTAACCGCAACATAAGCGTGAGGGAATTCTATGAGTAATAATCCTAGCGGTAGAGTTACGTTAGAGCAAGCCAAGTTGATGGTCGAATATCTAGAAAACGGCCAACAAGATGAAGCTGACAAAATGATATCGGATCTTCAAAGTCCTATACATTCAGAACTTTTTGCCGAAATCGGAAAATTAACGCGTCAATTACATGACTCGATGAGTAATTTTCAAATTGATTCTCGATTGAGCGACCTAGCTAATGCCGATATTCCTGACGCTAAAGAACGCTTAACCTACGTTATTAGCCGTACTGAAGATGCGGCTAACAAAACGATGGACGCGGTCGAATCAATTTTCCCTGTGGTTGATAATATTCAACAGCAAATCAAAACGGTCAATCCATTGTGGATTAAATTAATGCACAATGATTTGGATTTAGGTGAATTTAAAAACCTATGTCTAGATATCGATAAACTGTTAAAAACAACAGGTACGGAAACTGAAAAAGTACATGCATTAATGACTGATGTACTGATGGCGCAAGATTTTCAAGATTTAACCGGACAAGTTATTCGAAAAGTTATTGACCTTGTTATCGAAGTTGAAGAAAGCTTGATTAATATGCTGACCATGTTTGGCGTAACAGAAGAAGAGCAGAAAAAAGCTAAGCTCAAAACAGGGGATAACCTTGTAGAAGGGCCAATTGTAAATACTGAAGACAGAGATGATGTTGTCGCTGATCAAGACGATGTTGACGATCTCTTATCTAGTTTAGGATTTTAGCGGGAGTTAGTGCATGTCCTTTGAAGCGGATGAAGAAATTCTACAAGACTTCTTAATAGAAGCTGGTGAAATTTTAGAATTATTATCAGAACAACTTGTAGAACTTGAAAATGACCCTGATAATGCTGATTTATTAAACGCAATATTTAGGGGCTTTCATACCGTTAAAGGCGGTGCTGGCTTCTTGGCATTGACAGAGCTTGTCGAGGTTTGTCACGGTGCCGAAAACGTGTTCGATATTTTAAGAAACAACCAACGTTCAGTGACACCTGAATTGATGGATGTCATCTTACAGGCACTTGATACCATCAACGAACAATACGCTCGTGTACAAGCACGCGAAGCGATGGACACTCCAGATCCTGGATTAATCGAAGAACTTCACCGTTTAAGTATTCCA
This window of the Thalassotalea atypica genome carries:
- a CDS encoding RNA polymerase sigma factor FliA: MVAKTNAYSNQTDKSALLEQHTVLVKRIAYHLLARLPASVQVEDLIQSGMIGLFEAATNFDCSKGASFETFAGIRIRGAMLDEIRKGDWTPRSVHKNSRMVSDAIRSLEAQYGRDVSDSEVAEKLEISLNEYHHILNEVSAGKIIGIEDLGVSDDSINYEHSYKVDDPYQSIEQIVFKKKLTECISTLPEREALVLSLYYDEELNLREIGQVLDVSESRVSQIHSQAMHRLKARMQSWQS
- a CDS encoding protein phosphatase CheZ, whose protein sequence is MSNNPSGRVTLEQAKLMVEYLENGQQDEADKMISDLQSPIHSELFAEIGKLTRQLHDSMSNFQIDSRLSDLANADIPDAKERLTYVISRTEDAANKTMDAVESIFPVVDNIQQQIKTVNPLWIKLMHNDLDLGEFKNLCLDIDKLLKTTGTETEKVHALMTDVLMAQDFQDLTGQVIRKVIDLVIEVEESLINMLTMFGVTEEEQKKAKLKTGDNLVEGPIVNTEDRDDVVADQDDVDDLLSSLGF
- the cheY gene encoding chemotaxis response regulator CheY, with protein sequence MDKNMKVLVVDDFSTMRRIVKNLLRDLGFTNIQEADDGSTALPMLQGGDFDFVVTDWNMPGMQGIDLLKAIRADEKLAHIPVLLITAEAKKEQIVMAAQAGVNGYIVKPFTAATLKEKLDKIFERLG